The following is a genomic window from Neodiprion lecontei isolate iyNeoLeco1 chromosome 4, iyNeoLeco1.1, whole genome shotgun sequence.
AATGCGAGTCACAAATCAACCTTTAGCATGGCCTATTTTACGCAACAAAAAATGGGTGTAATTTTTTACTGTTGCGTGGTCTGTGCCAGCTGTCTCAACTGCTTCAACACTGTTTCCAAAAGCTTCTTCTTATCACGTTCACTTTTCTTTAAAACAGAGAATACCGTTTTTTTATCAGATTCCctcaatctgaaaaaaaaaaaaaaattaaatgatgaaattttcatttctgttacTGCGTGTAAGAAACATGATTGATCTCACTTTTCGAGCAGTATCAAGGCTGTGTTTGGCGTAACCAAGTTGTATTTACTAGACTCGTGACCGTAATCATGAAAATAAGTAGGCCAATCCAAGCTCATGAACAGATCCAACAATTGTCTCAACTCGGCGAAATACTGGAGCAATACTCCTTCTGGTAATCCCACAACTGGCTCGGATGCTGCAAATtctattaaaaaacaaaaagaaatcgCAAGCATCAGAAACAAGAATGTCCAAGTATTTGACTAGCCCCACACTGTGCCAAACGTACGTTCGCATTGGATGGTATCTAGATTAACTTGCTGCAGTGCACCCATGGAGATTTGTTTTACGTCGTCGCTAATCAGAATTCCTTGAATCGATTTAGCTATATGCGAGCATGCTGATTTACACGCAACTTGCGCAACCTCTTCctgaaaatcaaatatataataatgaacagtaaatgaataaatcagtGATTGCAGTCCACTTGGTTTTCGAACTAACTTACAGGCAGATTCGTGAAGCACATGAAAATACTCTGCAAAAATGCTATGAGATCTGTTATAAAACTCGACGCATGTCCTTGAGGCTCGGCTAGATTCCAATCGTAATTTTCCAACTCTAAAAATTCGTCCAGCTTTCGCTTCAGTTTGTCACATATTTGTCGCTCTGCATCCTCTCTCGCAACTCTAAACATCGCTGACTGAACCCCGCCACAGCTTAATTGACCTTCATGAGGCGTTCTGAATATCAAGTGAAATTATTAGAAACAGTCAATAACAAATAAGTTTTTATAAAAGTTTACCATGGTAAAACACTAATTGAATAATGAATAGATAAACAATTACCCTGTTATGTTGGAAACAAATTCCTCCAGGTATTTGGTGGAGTTTTCAAGATAGCCAGTATTTATTATAATCTGTACCACTTGAAGCAAAGCTAACGATGGTTTTCGGAACAGTGAAGAAAGGCAACCACTGAAGGTTCGGGTGAGTAATAGATTGGTTGATTTGCGAATCATTTCGTCAACTTCGGTTTGGGTGAGATTTAAATCCTCGGAGAATTTTAGACAGGCGTATATAAATTCCTTGACTTGTTGATATACTTTCGGTACCATTGCGGAAAATGGGAATCTCTTTGGAAACTCGGCTTTTTGCAGCGCCTCGTCATGATACGGGAACGATCCCAGTACATGGTCATATTCTGCTTGCGACGAAACCTAGAAggtcaatttttcattaggtaaatatttgatttcgatcacgtattaaaaatgatgtatttagttaaaaataattcaaaatgtgGTCTCACTTGAATTGGTAGGAAACTATCTTCATCCAAAATATCCCTGAACACTTGAACCCAGTGCTGCATCAGAACTTCATTGTAATGAACTCTTATCTCTTGCAGTAATTCCCAAAGTTGACTGACAGGGTAACCGTAGTTCTAATTTTAACAGATATAAACATTACGTCTGTACACCGGGATTAAACTGTTTTACTTTTACTCACCCTCAACGTAGTGTTAAACAacatcaataaatttttaattttcaaaatgagtGTGGCATCTGTGCAATACGCCTAAAACAAATACAATTCATGTTATCAGTTTGTCCAAGCTCAGATATATACTGATATTCCAAAATCGgtgtcaaaaaatttctttacgtTTATGGAAACTTTTTTAACATCCAAATCGATTTCAGGTAAGGTTGACTTACAGAATTTGTCCTTAAAGCGTTTACGATCTTGGAGATTGCCATGGACCAAACTTCTTCCAGATAAGATCGGGTTGCCAATCCATTTCCTGTATTCAGAATATGATcttcaacaacaaaaaatcCCAGAATACCATGAATATACGATTGATAACCAACTATACTCTCGTGctgaaaacaaatattttcctcAGGTGTAACACATGCTTAATATTGAGAAAAGATTCGTACAAAACTTTGAGCTCGATTCACTatgttatcattttttttgttaccatGTTATTTGGAGGCTGCAGAACAAGTCTGGCTTGTTGCTTTCGTTGCTGCCTGTAATAAGCCTTAAAGGTATCGCTTTCACGCAGTACCGTATAAATATGCATACAACGATAGACTGGGCTAAAGTCCATGAGATCTTGAGCGCTGAGTTCCTCCTCTGTATCACCTGCTAAAATATTTGACTGTGGAGTAGCTTGCCGTTTCTTTTTGCGTCCAATAATTTCAGCTTCATTGACAAGCTGTTCAGCTGTCTAAAAAGTTAGTAGCATATACTGTGAAAATCcaatacaattttattaaatttcaataactcgATATATTGTATTTGAATTACACTCACGTGTTTCATGGCAACTTCTCCAATTTTAGGAgaatattttcttatattttccaGGAAGTCTCGCAAATCTGACATAGATGCATCTTTTATATTTTCGCGCAGCCTATAAAATAAAGTGCCACAGGACATGAATTGGTTATTTTGCCCAACACTTGCATTTGAGCGAAACTTATTAATTCAACTTGTGTATACTGTTTCAATTAGACCTAATTCGATATTTGTTGATCAAAGAATATTATAAGTTATTTTGCTATGGCCCTCTATAACTTTGTAAGTAAAAACGTGATTACAAAgaaacagttgaaaaaaagttaaacaaATTGCAATGTGAAATTCTACAATCATTACATGGTTCGATAATTTCCATATTGACTTGATGCCATGAGAtggtaaaaattcaaaattcatcaaatttgaCCAACATACACTGATATTTGTTGAGTAATTTGGGAAGAGAATCGATAATTGGTAATTTTAGGTAGATCGTGATGCTCGAGTTGTTCCAGAGTCTTAAGTGCTGGATAATATCGTTTATCTTTCATCTGTCTTTGGAGTTTTGCATAAGCAGCGAGGACAGGAAGGCACATGGTAAGACTGTCAACTGCAGCAGCCAtattattttctacttttctAGCTTTTACCAATTCCTCCCCTTTTGCTATAACTCCAGCTGCTGTATCCATAATCCGTTTATCAAGTTCCAGTACTTCATTCTATTCaaatgaaatcaattaattagTCAATTCGATagcttgaaaatttatacccaAGTTAATACTAACATTCAACTGCTGCGCTTGGGACCGAACTTGCAGTAATTCCCTAATAGAGTCAATAAACCCCTGGTAATGATGGTTGCACATGCGCTCGATATCTTTGTCATGGCTCTTTACCCTGTCATCAAGCTTTTCCATGAACTGCTGATGTTCCTGTCCATCATAAATGGCTCTGTAAgcattgttgaaaaatattcatcactGGATTTGCAAccttatttgaaaattttgtatgcGTTAACATCTAAATAAGTAGTCTAAATAATCAGGTAATTAAAATGAGACGGCAATAAGAATTTGAAACCCTGTTCAAGTTTTATTATGTGATCGAATTTGTATCTTGAgatgaaaatcataataatgaTACCAAGTGGCTGTTAGTACCTGATGACCAGACCGATATTGCCTGCATCTGTAGACTCTAGTTCAAACAATAAAAGTTCGTGCTTGGATGCAACGTTGACAACAGACATTGAATTTTGGGACATCAGTGAAGGTTAGCAATAAtagaaataatgaatattttcgagGCTCGTTATAATTTGTGAATCTTCGGGGTAAACTACCCCTGGTTTGCGCAAATGCATAAGGGAGGTAGGTATGCATCTGCGTGATCAGGGGTTGTTTTGCAATGCCGCGTATTTTGACGGTGGAACATAACCTCGTTCGTTTGGAAAGTCAGACAAATAAAGTTTCTCACTTGAATGTCGGGCCCAAGTAATCGTCGATTCCCTCGATTTCTTGAATAAGTAAATCATATTGCTGCATTTTTTCCCTCCAACAGACTTCGGCCCAACACTTTTTTCGAACTTATTAAACACTTTGACAGGTTGTTAGAAGGATCGACTGACTTGACGCACCGCCCTCGTTTGAAATCAGGTGATGACATGGGTGATGACTAACTCATGGATATTGGCTGATGAAGTCTCTCTCGTCGATGCATGAAAGCAATACTTCAGTTAGCTGAAAAAGTGCCACGTTATTAATCGTGCTCAACAACATATCTCATATACTAAAATTGGACTGGAGTGAAAATGTCGAGTAAAAAAGTATTCGTTACTGtaggaacaacaaaatttgacgaattaaTAAATGCTGTAACGGCACCCGAAGTGTTGCAGGTATGAAACAAATGTCAAATCTATCTTTCCATTATTATAAGCCATTGTTTTGGTACACTTTTCTTGGATTCGGTGTCGTAACTTGTGTAGAATCAAGTACCACGATACTGCTGTATCTGTGCCAAATGTTCCGAATACCTTGTTTTATTCGTGTAACAATGTTGCGAGACGCTAGCGACTGAGTTTTATTTCAGGCATTGAGTAATCGAGGCTATAACCATTTGATCCTTCAAATTGGTAAAAGTTCATTGGATCCAGACTGCTCACCTCGTCACGGTTTTCGCCGAATAGAATATTTCAATCTGAGCCCTTCGATACAGGAGCAAATGACATCCGCTGATCTTGTGATAAGTCATGCAGGCGCTGGAAGTTGCCTCGAAGCTCTGGAGGCCAAGAAACCCCTAATAGTTGTCACCAATGAATTGCTAATGGATAATCATCAACTAGAGCTTGCTGAGCAGCTCTATGAGGACGGGCATTTATATTATTGCAATCCTAACACTTTGCTAGAGCTGATACAAAATATGGATttgtcaaaattaaaattatttgaaggTAACAAAAGCGATAAAATAGTTGCGTTCATTGATCGAGTAATGGGATTTTGACCCATTAGCATAATCTTTAGGCTCCATTAACTTAAATTCAGTAAATATTGCCAATGCTTACTGGATAGATAAGATACTTTTACATTACCGTGTGTAAAAAACATTGAACCATAGCAAGTTTCTAACATTTTCTAAgtaatttggtttttttttggtaataaaaattgtgtaCAATTCGTAAATTTAACGGAAAAAATATCCTTTGTTACGTAGTTGTACTCATCTTGCTTGTCGCtcaaaatcattgtaataAACAGTCTAATATTGTATTATTTCATTCCTTTCTCACATTTTTCTGATTTCCAAGAACCAAGAGTACTTTTGTTTGGCTCATCCAAAAATctctttgaataaattaaagtTACAAAAGTATGGGATTGCTTGTACCAATTTGTGATGAGTGTTTAAAAAAAgcgaatcattttttattgattggATGAAGTAACGTATGTATATAGCATGTATATCAATAAATActtaaatttgataaaacagatacaattgaatttttaattaacataATTTACAGCAGTGACTTCtctgtacataaataattatcgatCAATAGAGAATAGTCATGTCTCGCAAGCTTATACATGTAACTTGTTTTTTACTTATAGGGACAAGTTAACAAATATAAACGTACACTAATCCCGTCATTACAAGACAAAATGGCAATGTGTCTGTACATAAGTAGACGTTATATCGCAATCATTAATCTGCTTTCGAAAACTTATACAAATGTATAGAATTCCTTAAACCAATCGGCACACATAGAAAAAATTACGCAATTATTCATAAcgttaaaacaaaaatattgttccaTTTTGGCCatggaataataatatcgaatgaaatttaacgTGCGTATTTAAAGAAGGTTATTATGTATGCGGCTTTGAATTCGATGGATAAATTGAGTTAATATGATGAATACCACAAGGTCAAACCGATCAAGAAAGTTTATTAttatctgttttttttctctctttgttttgtttttccataatttctacagtaatttttcatctaatGTGTACCACCCACAACTCGGTGTAGTTTTCGTCTGTAGTATGTAACTTCCATATGACACATGTATACCAGAGGCTACGATAGGTACGTATAACACACATGACATTTTCCGTTTAGTTACAGACAAGACCAAGACGAGTCATCTCCTTCAGCAGTTCATTACCCATTTGGGCGGGGCTTCTCGTTACAATCACTCCGGCCTGGAAATAATACGATAAATGACCcctttgtttttctctctacTGTTAtctggtgtaaaaaaaaaaagtaagaagtGATATCTGCCTCTCAAggaaatttttagtaaaaGTATTACTGATATGTATTTCTAAGATATGTAATATCAGTGCAGTAAGTTCTGATTCTGAATTTAACCTTTAGACCGCCAGTGATTTTAATGTATATTCAAATAACccacatttatattatttgacTATAGTTTCGTCAGTATACTGCGGCCTAAGGATTAATTCTGTACTTGGGAATCATGTGTAATGAATAATCTCAGCAAAACCAATTGCAATGAAAATGTACTAAAACAATCTACATTACCTTTTCAAGAGCGTTAATTTTGTCTTGAGCGCCACCTTTACCGCCTGAGATAATGGCACCAGCATGACCCATTCGACGACCAGGAGGAGCCGTCAATCCGGCAATAAAAGATACAACCGGCTTAGCCTTTCCACCCTACAGTGGAACAAATTGAATCtatgaaattacaaaaattattctctaCATTTAGCTGCGATTAGGGTGtaagattctttttttccgttcTAAAAGTGAAAAGTATTGATTGCAAAGTGCAACGTTAGTGAACATTGTTTTGTCTAAAGTCTAAtctttaataaataaatcaattaagTATGGAAAGTCAGCATCAACATATCTTAAAACTTTTTGAATTCAGCAAGGTAGGATCGTAACTTATAGAAAAAACCATGCGGGATATATGGGTATCACTTCATGATTAGGTCTGGAATAGGATAAGGATGGATTAGGCATAATGGCGGGTCATGGATACCAATAATTCAGAACAGCAACCGACAGTGTTATGTTCCATGAGGTATTCAGCAGCCAACTCTTCAGCGCTACCCCCGATTTCTCCGATCATCACTATGCCTTCGCATTCTGGATCTTGTAAGAATACTTCTAAACAGTCAATGAAGTCTGTACCATTGAAGGGATCTCCGCCGATACCAACGCACAGAGTTTGCCCTAGCCCAGCCTTAATAATGCGAAGAAAATTGATTCATTAAAACCTGATTTATGGCCAAAGTATCTCAGAATTATTCATGTGTCACCATGTACGTTTTTTCTCAAGCAGAATTACTAAAATACTTTTGATTCATGTGACTCACCAGAGTTGTCTGATTTACAGCTTCGTAAGTCAGAGTCCCGGATCTCGAG
Proteins encoded in this region:
- the LOC107218433 gene encoding exocyst complex component 6B isoform X1, with the protein product MSQNSMSVVNVASKHELLLFELESTDAGNIGLVIRAIYDGQEHQQFMEKLDDRVKSHDKDIERMCNHHYQGFIDSIRELLQVRSQAQQLNNEVLELDKRIMDTAAGVIAKGEELVKARKVENNMAAAVDSLTMCLPVLAAYAKLQRQMKDKRYYPALKTLEQLEHHDLPKITNYRFSSQITQQISVLRENIKDASMSDLRDFLENIRKYSPKIGEVAMKHTAEQLVNEAEIIGRKKKRQATPQSNILAGDTEEELSAQDLMDFSPVYRCMHIYTVLRESDTFKAYYRQQRKQQARLVLQPPNNMHESIVGYQSYIHGILGFFVVEDHILNTGNGLATRSYLEEVWSMAISKIVNALRTNSAYCTDATLILKIKNLLMLFNTTLRNYGYPVSQLWELLQEIRVHYNEVLMQHWVQVFRDILDEDSFLPIQVSSQAEYDHVLGSFPYHDEALQKAEFPKRFPFSAMVPKVYQQVKEFIYACLKFSEDLNLTQTEVDEMIRKSTNLLLTRTFSGCLSSLFRKPSLALLQVVQIIINTGYLENSTKYLEEFVSNITGTPHEGQLSCGGVQSAMFRVAREDAERQICDKLKRKLDEFLELENYDWNLAEPQGHASSFITDLIAFLQSIFMCFTNLPEEVAQVACKSACSHIAKSIQGILISDDVKQISMGALQQVNLDTIQCEQFAASEPVVGLPEGVLLQYFAELRQLLDLFMSLDWPTYFHDYGHESSKYNLVTPNTALILLEKLRESDKKTVFSVLKKSERDKKKLLETVLKQLRQLAQTTQQ
- the LOC107218433 gene encoding exocyst complex component 6 isoform X2; protein product: MQQYDLLIQEIEGIDDYLGPTFKAIYDGQEHQQFMEKLDDRVKSHDKDIERMCNHHYQGFIDSIRELLQVRSQAQQLNNEVLELDKRIMDTAAGVIAKGEELVKARKVENNMAAAVDSLTMCLPVLAAYAKLQRQMKDKRYYPALKTLEQLEHHDLPKITNYRFSSQITQQISVLRENIKDASMSDLRDFLENIRKYSPKIGEVAMKHTAEQLVNEAEIIGRKKKRQATPQSNILAGDTEEELSAQDLMDFSPVYRCMHIYTVLRESDTFKAYYRQQRKQQARLVLQPPNNMHESIVGYQSYIHGILGFFVVEDHILNTGNGLATRSYLEEVWSMAISKIVNALRTNSAYCTDATLILKIKNLLMLFNTTLRNYGYPVSQLWELLQEIRVHYNEVLMQHWVQVFRDILDEDSFLPIQVSSQAEYDHVLGSFPYHDEALQKAEFPKRFPFSAMVPKVYQQVKEFIYACLKFSEDLNLTQTEVDEMIRKSTNLLLTRTFSGCLSSLFRKPSLALLQVVQIIINTGYLENSTKYLEEFVSNITGTPHEGQLSCGGVQSAMFRVAREDAERQICDKLKRKLDEFLELENYDWNLAEPQGHASSFITDLIAFLQSIFMCFTNLPEEVAQVACKSACSHIAKSIQGILISDDVKQISMGALQQVNLDTIQCEQFAASEPVVGLPEGVLLQYFAELRQLLDLFMSLDWPTYFHDYGHESSKYNLVTPNTALILLEKLRESDKKTVFSVLKKSERDKKKLLETVLKQLRQLAQTTQQ
- the LOC107218436 gene encoding UDP-N-acetylglucosamine transferase subunit ALG13 homolog; the protein is MSSKKVFVTVGTTKFDELINAVTAPEVLQALSNRGYNHLILQIGKSSLDPDCSPRHGFRRIEYFNLSPSIQEQMTSADLVISHAGAGSCLEALEAKKPLIVVTNELLMDNHQLELAEQLYEDGHLYYCNPNTLLELIQNMDLSKLKLFEGNKSDKIVAFIDRVMGF